The following coding sequences lie in one Sphingobium sp. KCTC 72723 genomic window:
- a CDS encoding DUF2849 domain-containing protein: MKILTGNDLSSGDVIWWAGDGWSRQVREAADVGDKGDDLARTEEAALRVVGAYVIDATITDDGVRPAHIKDRIRALGPTVRPDLIPQTAEADIGKWVI, from the coding sequence GTGAAGATTTTGACGGGTAATGATCTGTCGTCCGGTGACGTGATCTGGTGGGCGGGCGATGGCTGGTCGCGGCAGGTGCGCGAAGCGGCCGATGTGGGCGACAAGGGCGATGATCTGGCCCGGACGGAGGAAGCGGCGCTGCGCGTGGTCGGTGCCTATGTGATCGACGCGACCATCACCGACGACGGCGTTCGCCCCGCCCATATCAAGGACCGCATCCGCGCATTGGGACCGACCGTGCGCCCCGACCTTATCCCTCAAACCGCCGAAGCCGACATCGGCAAGTGGGTGATTTAA
- the cobA gene encoding uroporphyrinogen-III C-methyltransferase, with the protein MADTASATANPATVHLVGAGPGDPELLTIKAVRLIRDARVIVHDGLVSDDILALASPDAELISVAKQRSRHSLPQEAINALLVRFALAGESVVRLKGGDPFIFGRGGEEMEACRAAGVPVEIVPGVSAAMGSAAMAQLPLTHRDAASAVTFVAGQCKGLTDQDWSGLAGKDRTLVIYMGVATASDIADKLIADGVSPAIPVAVLENGTRADMRTLRTLLADLGDMVAREAVVSPALIVVGEVATYALARDVLAGWAQRQDNGAEMRS; encoded by the coding sequence ATGGCTGACACTGCATCTGCTACCGCCAACCCCGCCACCGTCCATCTGGTCGGCGCGGGTCCGGGCGACCCGGAATTGCTGACGATCAAGGCGGTGCGCCTGATCCGCGATGCGCGCGTGATCGTGCATGACGGGTTGGTGTCCGACGACATATTGGCGCTGGCGTCGCCGGACGCGGAGCTTATCTCGGTCGCCAAGCAGCGCAGTCGCCATTCCCTGCCGCAGGAGGCGATCAACGCGCTGCTGGTGCGGTTCGCGCTGGCGGGGGAAAGCGTCGTGCGGCTGAAGGGCGGCGATCCGTTCATTTTCGGGCGCGGCGGCGAAGAAATGGAAGCGTGTCGCGCAGCAGGCGTGCCAGTGGAGATCGTGCCGGGCGTAAGCGCCGCGATGGGCAGCGCGGCGATGGCGCAACTGCCGCTGACGCACCGGGATGCGGCCAGCGCCGTGACCTTCGTGGCGGGCCAGTGCAAGGGGCTGACGGATCAGGACTGGTCGGGGCTGGCGGGCAAGGACCGCACGCTCGTCATCTATATGGGCGTGGCGACTGCCAGCGATATTGCCGACAAGCTGATTGCCGATGGTGTATCGCCCGCGATTCCGGTCGCCGTGCTGGAAAATGGCACGCGCGCGGATATGCGCACGCTGCGCACCCTGCTGGCCGATCTGGGCGATATGGTGGCGCGCGAAGCGGTGGTCAGCCCGGCGTTGATCGTTGTAGGCGAAGTGGCGACCTATGCGCTGGCGCGCGATGTGCTGGCCGGGTGGGCGCAAAGACAGGATAATGGGGCGGAGATGCGTTCGTGA
- the astD gene encoding succinylglutamate-semialdehyde dehydrogenase: protein MVAPLTSHEPATGTLLWQGEAGDVDAEVERAQAAWPRWAAQPIAYRIETLRRFVNVVRKHEDALVDLIARETGKPLWDARGEVAAVMGKVDVSIAAYSERTGQKRLDAAMGARQSVRHKPHGVMAVLGPYNFPAHLPNGHIVPALLAGNAIVFKPSEKTPAVGEMLVKLYHEAGVPMDAVRLLLGGADHGKALAAHPQVGGILFTGSAQTGLAINRQFAAQPGKILALEMGGNNPVVVWDTPEINAAAVLVVQSAFLSAGQRCTAASRLIVKESLADTLIAEIKKLADRLIVDHPHADPTPYMGPVIDNPTADGLTESFLWLMSNGGRPIKHMVRPKKGLPFISPSIIDVTAITERPDVELFGPLLQVIRVETFEQAIAEANNSRYGLSAALIGGSPDQYNQFWANVRAGIINWNRPTNGASSAAPFGGVGISGNHRPSAYYAADYCAYPVASAEIETPRATIGVGLKDIDISAMGD, encoded by the coding sequence ATGGTTGCACCCCTGACATCGCATGAACCCGCCACCGGCACCCTGTTGTGGCAGGGTGAGGCGGGCGACGTCGATGCGGAGGTTGAGCGGGCGCAGGCAGCGTGGCCACGCTGGGCCGCGCAGCCGATTGCTTATCGTATCGAAACGCTGCGCCGCTTCGTCAACGTCGTGCGAAAACATGAGGATGCGCTGGTCGACCTGATCGCGCGCGAAACCGGTAAGCCATTATGGGATGCGCGCGGCGAAGTGGCCGCCGTGATGGGCAAGGTGGACGTGTCCATCGCCGCCTATTCCGAGCGCACCGGGCAAAAAAGGCTGGACGCGGCGATGGGTGCGCGCCAGTCGGTGCGGCACAAGCCCCATGGCGTAATGGCAGTGCTGGGTCCGTATAATTTCCCCGCGCACCTGCCCAACGGGCATATCGTCCCGGCTCTACTGGCGGGGAATGCCATAGTGTTCAAGCCGTCGGAAAAGACCCCGGCGGTGGGCGAGATGCTGGTGAAGCTCTACCATGAGGCAGGGGTGCCGATGGATGCTGTGCGGCTGCTGCTGGGCGGGGCAGACCATGGCAAGGCGCTGGCCGCGCATCCGCAGGTGGGCGGCATATTATTTACCGGATCGGCGCAGACCGGCCTTGCGATCAATCGCCAGTTCGCCGCGCAGCCGGGCAAGATACTGGCGCTGGAGATGGGTGGCAATAATCCGGTCGTGGTGTGGGACACGCCCGAAATCAACGCCGCCGCCGTGCTGGTGGTGCAGTCCGCTTTCCTGTCCGCCGGGCAGCGTTGCACGGCGGCGAGCCGGTTGATCGTCAAGGAAAGCCTGGCCGATACGTTGATTGCCGAAATCAAGAAGCTGGCCGACCGGCTGATCGTCGATCATCCCCATGCCGATCCGACCCCCTATATGGGTCCAGTGATCGACAATCCGACCGCCGATGGCCTCACCGAAAGTTTCCTGTGGCTGATGAGCAATGGCGGACGGCCGATCAAGCATATGGTCCGGCCCAAAAAAGGCCTGCCCTTCATCAGCCCGTCCATCATCGACGTGACCGCCATAACGGAACGCCCCGATGTCGAGCTGTTCGGCCCGCTGCTCCAGGTGATCCGCGTGGAAACATTCGAGCAGGCGATCGCGGAGGCGAACAACAGCCGCTATGGCCTGTCGGCCGCGCTGATCGGCGGGTCGCCCGACCAGTATAATCAGTTCTGGGCCAATGTGCGGGCGGGCATCATCAACTGGAACCGGCCGACCAATGGGGCATCGTCCGCAGCGCCGTTCGGCGGGGTAGGGATTTCGGGCAATCACCGGCCAAGCGCCTATTATGCAGCGGATTATTGCGCCTATCCGGTAGCGTCGGCGGAGATCGAGACGCCGCGCGCGACAATCGGCGTGGGATTGAAGGACATCGACATCAGCGCGATGGGCGATTGA